A portion of the Salmo trutta chromosome 1, fSalTru1.1, whole genome shotgun sequence genome contains these proteins:
- the LOC115207167 gene encoding heterogeneous nuclear ribonucleoprotein A0, whose amino-acid sequence MEKMEPQRRVYISLPKKYMAALAEKCKLDHGLVIKDLITNINEGYLQAYFRQWGSITACMIKKTPQDSDSKSASALGYVRFSSEEEADTADWAGPHYIGGMEVEVKRVVSLKMDDPEG is encoded by the exons ATGGAGAAAATGGAGCCTCAAAGGAGAGTGTACATATCCCTCCCTAAAAAATACATGGCTGCTTTGGCCGAAAAGTGTAAACTG GATCACGGGCTTGTCATTAAGGATCTCATCACTAACATAAATGAAGGATACCTACAAGCTTACTTCCGACAGTGGGGCAGCATTACAGCATGCATG ATCAAGAAGACTCCACAGGACTCTGACTCAAAGAGTGCCAGTGCGTTGGGATACGTGAGGTTTTCCTCTGAGGAGGAGGCAGATACGGCAGACTGGGCGGGTCCTCACTATATAGGAGGCATGGAAGTGGAGGTCAAGAGAGTTGTCAGTCTGAAG ATGGATGACCCAGAAGGTTGA